CGCGGATCAAGTCGCTCAACTACCTCAACAACATCCTGGCGAAGATCGAGGGGCTCAAGGCGGGCTGCATCGAGACCCTCATGCTGAATCACAAGGGGGAGGTCGCCGAGTGCACGGGGGACAACATCTTCCTCGTGAAGCACGGCCGAGTGCTGACGCCGTCGCTTGACGCCGGGATCCTGGAAGGGGTGACCCGAAACGCGGTCATCGAACTGGCCCGCGAAGCGAACCTCGCCGTCGCCGAGTGCGCGATCACCAAGCACGACGTCTATGTCGCCGACGAGTGCTTCCTCACGGGCACCGCGGCCGAGGTGATTCCCGTCGTGAAGGTCGACGACCGCGTCATCGGCGGCGGCAAGCCGGGGCCGATCACCAAGGACCTCACCGAGAGGTTCCACGCCCTGGTCCGGGCGTAGAGAAACTCCCGGTCCGCTCGCCGCTTGCGGATGAGCGCTCCTCGACGACCGCGGCACACGCCCGGCGGCTCGTCGTTGACACCTCCCGCCGCGGCGACTTACGATTGTCCTGACCCGGGCGATTAGCTCAGTTGGCTAGAGCGCCGCCCTTACAAGGCGGATGTCGGGGGTTCGAGCCCCTCATCGCCCACTTCGTTCCGCGCCTGATCGTCGCCGATCCGATATAGGTGCGTCTCGGTGCGCAGCAGCAGATCCTCGTGGACGACGGCGGGCGAGGCCATGATCGCCCCGTCGAGTTCGTTCTTGGCCAGCACGCGAAACTCGGGCCCCCCGTCGAGCACGGTCGTCGTCCCCTCGCGATTGCAGAAGTAAACCCGCCCTGCCGCGACCAGCGGCGAAGCGGAGTAGTTGCCCGCGATCCGCTTTCGCCAGATCTGCTCGCCGGTCGCGGCGTCGATGCATGTGGCCACGCCGTTGTCGCTGACCATCAGCAGCCGCCCGTCGATCAGCACGGGAGAAGGTTGCGTCGGCACCTGGCCCGCGAATCGCCACTCGACGTGGGTGCAGGTCACGTCGCCGCTGCCGTCGGGCCGCACTGCCAGCAGCTCCGGCCGCACGAACCCCGTGGTCAAGTACGCCCGGCGGCCGTCGTACACCGGTCGCGGCACGTTCGAGAACCCCGACCCGTGATCGACGCGCCATAATTCCTTCCCCGTGGCGGGGTCGTAGGCCGCGAACCACTGCGCTCCCGGGATGACCAATTGCGTCCGGCCGGCGACCTCGATCGCCAGCGGGGTGCTGAACGCCTTGCGCATGTCCCCCTCGGCGGTTCGCAGCGGCGGGCGCGACGTTTCCCACCGGCTTTCGCCGGTCGCCGCGTCGAGCGCCGCGATGAATTGCCGATCGCCCCCGTCGCAGGTCAGGATCAAGAGCCCCTCGTGCAGCACGGGCGAACTGCCGGGCCCGACCATGTGGTCGAGCTTGAGCGTTCGCTGC
The window above is part of the Pirellulales bacterium genome. Proteins encoded here:
- a CDS encoding PQQ-like beta-propeller repeat protein, encoding MTSAIEQPATAEQLARLKELAGKPGGAGLAAAGSVELVAVKLSATTGELLRTIPLFHVDDPEPIHGLNSYASPTSVLHEGRCYCHFGTWGTACLDASSGEILWQRTLKLDHMVGPGSSPVLHEGLLILTCDGGDRQFIAALDAATGESRWETSRPPLRTAEGDMRKAFSTPLAIEVAGRTQLVIPGAQWFAAYDPATGKELWRVDHGSGFSNVPRPVYDGRRAYLTTGFVRPELLAVRPDGSGDVTCTHVEWRFAGQVPTQPSPVLIDGRLLMVSDNGVATCIDAATGEQIWRKRIAGNYSASPLVAAGRVYFCNREGTTTVLDGGPEFRVLAKNELDGAIMASPAVVHEDLLLRTETHLYRIGDDQARNEVGDEGLEPPTSAL